Sequence from the Sulfuracidifex tepidarius genome:
GACTCATTAATCATCTTCAACGCGTCCGAGAAGTCCACGGTATACTCTACCTTGGGAACCACAGACGTCTTTGGCTCATGGTAGTCCGCACTCTCCCTCAATATGTCAACTGGTAGGTTTATGTGAGCTACTCCCCTCTTAGTTACAGCTTCCCTTATTGCCCTCCTCATTAAGTACTCTGCGTTTTCGGGATTCACTATCATCCGGTTGAAGACCGCAACATCGTCCATGAGCTTGACTAGGTTGACCTCTTGGAAGTAATCGTGACCTAACATGTCGCTCTCTACCTGACCTGACAGAGCTATGACGGGAGCATGATCCATCTTAGCGTCGTAAAGCCCGTTCACTAGGTGTATCGACCCGGGTCCCGACGTCCCCATACAAGCTGTAGGTCCACCAGTGATTTTCGACTCTGCAGACGCAGCGAAGGCCGCTCCCTCCTCATGCCTTACTTGGATATACTTGATCTTCTCGGATTTCCTCACCGCATCAACTAACGGGTCTATCGAGTCTCCGGGAAGTCCGTAGATCCTCTCAACATGATTCTCCTCAAGGACTTTTACTATAACTTCCGCAACCGATGTCATATTATCTAATGTCATTCAAAACTTTTATTCGTGGTTTATTAACATTATAAACCTAGAAAACTCTACTATCCTGGTAAAATGTTCTAATCCAGGAAATTAAACTAATTCATGACAACAAAATGTTTAAATTATTGAAATCGCTATTTAATCTATGAATGGGGAACTTAGGAACGGATTTAGTAACGTAGGTATTGGTTCACTCCTGTCGGCTATCGGTCTAACATTGATGGAGGTATTGAGTAGTATTATTCCATTTTCCTCTCTTTTAGGTCTGGTTTTAGGAATTATAGGCCTCTATTTCCTGATAAAGGGATTCGGAAGTCTGAAAAGGGGAGGAATATCGGTTTCTAATACGGGATTTTACTTAATATCGATTGGAGTAATACTCGACATTGTCCTAGTGGTTCTCTTGTATTTATTTTTAGGATCTCTTGGGTTAAGTCCTACATCTCTTGTGGGTCTAAGTCGTCATACGGTGCTCAGTTTACTGCCGTATATCGCAGGAATTGGAATCGTAAGCTTGGTTTCCCTTCTTCTCTTTCTAGTAGGAGGAATTCTTGCAGGCATTTCCTTCTATAACTTAGGTAAGAGTTACGGAAACTCTCCCATGCAAGTTGGCGGAATCCTAGTGGCGATACCATTCCTTGAATTCATTGGGTACTTCCTCACATGGGTGGGAACTATGGAAGTAGGGAAATCCCCAATAGGATTATACCCTTACCAACAACAGACCTATGTCCAGACTCCGACTCCTTCCTATCCTACACCTTCCTATCCTGTACCTTACCAAATAGGAGCAGGTACAATTGACTCCACAGGCAGAGCTTTTCTCACTCTGTTCTCTCAAGTTCAAGTTCAGATAACCGATGCTCAGTTGTTGGACTCCAATATCGTAATATCTCAAACTAGGTCGTTCACTCCCACTCTCCTGGTTCCGGGTAATAATAACGTTAATGTTAATTTCACTTCATTTCAAGGAAATCCTGGCAGGGCATACATAGTGAGGCTCTTCCTGTCAGGAGGGACTTACGTAGATGCTCTGGTGAAGTATTTAGGTTAATAAAACTTTTTAAGAAAAAAGGTTAAAAAATTGTATTTAAGAGAAAAAAACATTCTGATAGAGTTTATTAGCAATTAAAAAATACCACTTAATGGTTATGCAGTCCAATACCATATCGCCGAACCTCAGAAAAATACTCCTAATGATTATTGGTGTAGATCTAATCGGACTCAGCGTTTTTTATTACAGTAATTCAGGTTCGTATACTTTCGCTGGTTACATTACATTGAACTCTTCTAAATACCCTATATACTGGTACCTCGTACACGGCCCAATAGTTTTGATGTCAATCTTCATGTTCACTTTGGGAATAGCAACCTTGATAGTTGGATATCTAAACCAACCCAAGTCGACTAAACCCATAATAGTCCTTACTGTGTTTACCATAGTCTCGGCTGTGCTTGTGACGAGGGTGTTCTACTTAGGGAATTCCCCTTCAGTTGTAATGCTACCTTTGCCCGCTAAAACTGACGAATATGTAATTCAAATGGCATCAGCTTTCAATCTAGTGCATGGTATAAACCCTTACGAAGTTAACCTCGAAAAGGTAATGTTGTCTTCTATCCCTCCTCAGCAGTTTACCTTGATTTACAGTAACAGCGCACCACCTTATGTTCCGGGGAAGGTGATAGGTTTCGTCGACTACTTTGACTACCTTCCGCAAGCAGCCTTGTATTACGTTCCCGCGATCCTTTTAGGTATCCCTGGTGTCATCTGGAACGCGTTGGTTTATTCTAGCGGTCTCTTCCTTTCCTTTAAGAAGATGGAAGGCAGCGTGAAGTATCTCTTCCCTGCCGTGATAGCAGGTTCCATGTTCATCTTCCTGGAGCCTGCAGTCATGCCCGTCCCGTCGGCGGGATGGATAGTCCCCCTTTTGATAGCTGTATCATATCCTGAGTATCCCATCTTATCAGGGATCATGTTAGGATGGGCTTCTGCTTACAAGATTTACGTCCTACCGTTCGCGCTCTTCTACCTCGTTGAGGCTAAGAGGATGGGTTATAACGTGAAGAAAATGATCTATGGCGCCCTTGCCTCTTTTCTGGGACCAACGCTTCCTTTCCTGGTCGAGGACCCATCCGCCATGCTTAAGGACGTGTTGGCTCCTTTGACACTTAACCTTAGGCCTCTGGACGGAGGTCCAGGGATCACGGACTTGCAGTTTTTAGGTATATTCATTCCAAAAGACCTGCAAATAGCTATCCTTGCTGGAATATTGGTATCTGGTTTGTTTATATCCTTGTTGCGCAGACTAGGTTATCTGTCTTTCGTTATACCCTCTATAGCGTTCTTCTGGTGGTATAGGCCAGAGCCTCAGTACTTCATGTACTTCCCCTTCATAGCTCTGATAGCAGTGATGACGGGCTTCTTCGGAAAGATCGAGTTAACTGAGTCGCGTCAAGAGACCTGGCTGTTCTCCAGTTTCTCCATTGGGATCTCAGCGTTCTCCGTGATGTACCTAGCCCAATATGCGTTCATAATTCCAGCTGCAGTATCAATTTACCTGTTAGTCATGATGTCCCTTACCGTAATGTTCGTCCCCATCTCTATCATGATTGAGAGGGCTAAGTCTCTCATTACCAGGCTAAGTGAAAAGACAGTCTCATGTCTAACTTTCCTTTTCATGACTGTTGCGATGGTCGGAATAGCTTTAGGAGTATCAGATCTCCTCTTGAACGGCCTGTGGTTCGTAGTAATGGGACACAACTACGAGAGCGACGCTTTTCTCCTTTCAGTCCTTGCGGCTAAAGAGATGGTGGACTTACATAACCCTTACTCTTTCGTCTTCTTGCATGATATGCTTGAGAGCCCTCAGTTCGGGAAAGTATTTTCGATGTTCCGATATTCTAACTCACCTATTGACCTGAACGACTTGAAACCTTCCCCTGTTTTCACTCCCTACTTGGATCCATCTGGTCAATTCATCAAGTACGGAGCTAGGGTGAACTACGTAGACTTTTATGATTATCCTCCGGGAATGGCACTCTCTATGATACCAGCCCTTCTATTGAGAATTCCAGTATCTCTATGGGAGTCTTTATTATACGTGTTCTCTATTGTTACGCTATTCCTATCTATTAGGAATGAGAAAAACTTACTATATGTCCTTGTGTTCATCCTTTCAGGAGTCTTCGTTACATTTTATGGGGAGGCATTCGAGAGCGACCTCTCACCATGGATATCCCTGATACTCATTGCAATTTCCTTTAGAAAATACCCTTTGATATCCGGTGCATTGACAGGTTTTGCAGCTACGACCATGCCGGAGGCCACTGTGTTGGTTCCTTTCATATTGATATTGATTTACAACGAGATGGGTAAGCAGTTCTTCTTGAGGTTTCTAATCTCCGGGATCTTGTTAAGTGCTTTACTCGTGTTGCCCCCGATCTTGATTGACCCAAGTTCGTTGACAATGATGTTCTTCCCCATATTAGCGAAACTGCCGGTGAATGGGGTGAGCTTGACTACCCTGATCTCTTTGTATATCTTTCATAGTTACTGGCCAGTCTCTTTCCTAAGTATATTTCCTTATGTCGCTTTAATTGGTTCTATTGCTATTTCTGTTATTTTTTATAATAAAATTAGAGAAGGAATATTAATGTTTCCTATGTTTATAGTGTTAAACTTCACGAGGGCAGAGATAGAGTACTTCGCCTTCTACCCGTTGGTAGCTTTCTTGGCTTGGTTGTTGATCACTAGGGAGAAAGAAATAACTCGCAGTGAGGGATTAAAGGTCCTACATGGATCTCACTTTCGAGTCCTCGAAAGGCGAAAAAGAGAATCTTAAAAAGTAATTATTTTATTAAGTGCGATCTTTTTATATATAATGAGATTTTATTATAAATTTATTACTATTATATAACACCATTTGAGATAAGTTCAGATAGCTTAGTCTACTAGCCTGTTGTAAAATTCTTCTATTTTATCTTATGATTTTAAATGATTTCTAAAATATGTGTGAGCTAATTTAAAACTATGTCAACACACCTGATATGTATTTTCATAAATTCTTAAAATATTCTTATATGATGTAAGTAAGATTTATATAGAATTACTTATTAAAAACAGTATTAAAGAAACTTTATAGATTAACTTATTAGAATAGATTAACTATTTTATTAGTCTAGACTTAAAGATTAAGTAAATACATAACTTTTAAATATAAAAATAGCCTAGTTAGTTCGATAAGTTAATGATATTTGAGATCCTGGAGTTAATTTATATGATATTAACTGGTACTTTCCTCTATTGGCCTATCCATTTCCTGATATTTCTCGTTGCAGCAGTATTAATAAGACGTTTTCTAGCCAGAAAATACAAGCCTTACACTGAAGGTTTAAAGAGATCTGACGTAAAGGTAACGGTAGTCATACCAGAGTACAACGAGGAACTTGATATACTTGAGAGGTGCGTGAAGAGCGCGGTAGAGAACAATCCAGACGAGATAATAATTGTTTCTGACGATAACAGAAAGGAGGTTGAGGACATAGGGAAGAAATACGGTGCTAAGACGTTAAACATACTGTCTCTTGGATCGAAGGTGAGGCTGGGGAAAAGGGCATCACTAGCTTTAGCGTGGCTCGTGGCTAAGGGGGACATAATAGTACAACTTGACAGCGACACGATCATGAAGCCCAACACGATAGAGGAGATAATAAAACCCTTTGCTGATCCCAAGGTTGCTGGAGTACAAGGACATCCCACCTTGTTTAAAACAGGGGAGAGAATACCTTACCTTTGGGGACAGTTAATAGAGGTCTCTAGGGATGTAGTGTGCAGAATGTTGAACGGTCAGCTAATAGTTATTGATGGTAAGATAGCAGCCTATCGGAGGGACTACCTTTTGAAGTACGTATATCCGTTCCTGACTGATTCATACAGAGGGAGAAAGGTAGTTACTGCAGATGATAGATCGCTAACTTACCTTGCAAATTATAACGGATTTAAGACAGTATATCAGTCTACAGCGGAAGCAGAGAGCGCTGCACAGCCCACATTGGTGAAGTTCATTTATCAACAACTGAGGTGGGCAAGGAGTGGTTACATGTACCTGATTAAGGACTTCGCCTCAGGTATGTTCTTT
This genomic interval carries:
- a CDS encoding DUF973 family protein, with amino-acid sequence MNGELRNGFSNVGIGSLLSAIGLTLMEVLSSIIPFSSLLGLVLGIIGLYFLIKGFGSLKRGGISVSNTGFYLISIGVILDIVLVVLLYLFLGSLGLSPTSLVGLSRHTVLSLLPYIAGIGIVSLVSLLLFLVGGILAGISFYNLGKSYGNSPMQVGGILVAIPFLEFIGYFLTWVGTMEVGKSPIGLYPYQQQTYVQTPTPSYPTPSYPVPYQIGAGTIDSTGRAFLTLFSQVQVQITDAQLLDSNIVISQTRSFTPTLLVPGNNNVNVNFTSFQGNPGRAYIVRLFLSGGTYVDALVKYLG
- a CDS encoding glycosyltransferase, which translates into the protein MIFEILELIYMILTGTFLYWPIHFLIFLVAAVLIRRFLARKYKPYTEGLKRSDVKVTVVIPEYNEELDILERCVKSAVENNPDEIIIVSDDNRKEVEDIGKKYGAKTLNILSLGSKVRLGKRASLALAWLVAKGDIIVQLDSDTIMKPNTIEEIIKPFADPKVAGVQGHPTLFKTGERIPYLWGQLIEVSRDVVCRMLNGQLIVIDGKIAAYRRDYLLKYVYPFLTDSYRGRKVVTADDRSLTYLANYNGFKTVYQSTAEAESAAQPTLVKFIYQQLRWARSGYMYLIKDFASGMFFKATKSYRFQSLTYLLAPISFTFAWIQTLIVNVQVVDIIGLYVNSKLGVPDTTLFLYSLLVFLAGLILTVNFGTRGMGVDMSKVGRIKLLDYIALGLLGLLVFYPMFLYAFITHRDASVWLTR